Proteins from a single region of Hordeum vulgare subsp. vulgare chromosome 6H, MorexV3_pseudomolecules_assembly, whole genome shotgun sequence:
- the LOC123402707 gene encoding protein phosphatase 2C and cyclic nucleotide-binding/kinase domain-containing protein isoform X7, producing MGCSPSKCCFCSHFKGCLQSHGCLDQTPESPRESRGKSSWRRAKTDASASDGSSDDLDGGDGFNQMNITRESNVGINRLSRVSSQFLPPEGSRKVRVPLGNYDLRYSYLSQRGYYPESLDKPNQDSFCIHTPFGTSPDDHFFGVFDGHGEYGAQCSQFVQRRLCENLLRDSRFHTDAVQALHSAFLATNSQLHADSLDDSMSGTTAITILVRGKTLYIANTGDSRALIAEKRGEDIIAVDLSIDQTPYRTDEVERVKECGARVLTLDQIEGLKNPYVQCWGNEESDDGDPPRLWVENGMYPGTAFTRSIGDSVAESIGVVANPEIFILELSASHPFFVIASDGVFEFLSSQTVVDMIAKYKDPRDACAAIVAESYRLWLQYETRTDDITIILVHINGLTDSGSTHTILKVSLQPSQQVVELVGSESPSVTSLNPNNQRSRHDPSRARLRVIESSLENGQLWTPPSPSHRKTWEEQVRSTHFFIVQNLVQDVLLSPSADKSYKQNDTKAHIERILHDHFLFRKLTDSQCNVLLDCMQRVEATPGDIVVQQGGEGDCFYVVGNGEFEVLAMQEEDGKEVTKVLHRYTADKLSSFGELALMYNKPLQSSVRAVTNGTLWALKREDFRGILMSEFSNIPSLKLLRSVQLFTRLTVLQLSQLADSLVEESFADGQVIVDKDDDVSSLYIIQRGRVRLTVAVDRLNSDSWDLLSTRGKQVQQSQESGNYVVEIDEGGHFGEWALIGETITFTASSVGDVICSTIAKEKFDLVVGSLPKPSQADSKLKDSLIPKENQHSVDDDLPFRRVQLSDLEWKECIYAADCSEIGLVQIRGSDKIKSFKRFYIKRVNDLRKEKQVFQEKDMMKILSKSACVPEVLCTCADQSYLGILLNCYLCCSLASILNAPLSESSARFYAASVVVALEELHRRSILYRGVSADILMLDRSGHLQVII from the exons ATGGGCTGCTCACCTTCTAAGTGTTGTTTTTGTTCACATTTTAAGGGTTGTTTGCAGTCCCATGGGTGTCTTGATCAAACACCCGAATCCCCAAGAGAGTCAAGGGGAAAGTCAAGTTGGAGAAGGGCAAAGACAGATGCTAGTGCTTCAGATGGCTCTTCTGATGATCTAGATGGAGGTGATGGATTCAATCAAATGAACATTACAAGGGAATCAAATGTTGGTATTAATCGTCTCTCAAGGGTCTCTTCACAGTTTCTTCCTCCGGAAGGTTCGCGCAAAGTTCGAGTCCCATTGGGGAACTATGACCTGAGATACTCCTATTTGTCTCAAAGAGGTTACTACCCAGAGTCATTGGACaaaccaaaccaagatagcttttgCATACACACTCCATTTGGAACAAGCCCTGATGACCACTTCTTTGGTGTATTTGATGGTCATGGGGAATATGGAGCTCAGTGCTCGCAGTTTGTACAACGAAGATTGTGTGAAAACTTGCTCCGGGATAGCCGGTTTCATACTGATGCTGTTCAGGCTCTTCATTCTGCTTTCTTGGCAACAAATTCCCAGCTCCATGCCGACAGCTTGGATGATTccatgagtggtactaccgcgatCACTATACTGGTGAGGGGCAAAACATTGTACATTGCAAATACTGGTGATTCACGTGCTCTTATTGCTgagaaaagaggagaagatattATTGCTGTTGACCTGTCCATAGATCAAACTCCTTACCGGACCGATGAGGTTGAAAGGGTCAAGGAGTGTGGTGCCAGGGTTCTGACATTGGATCAAATAGAGGGACTAAAGAATCCATATGTGCAGTGTTGGGGTAACGAGGAAAGTGACGATGGCGATCCTCCAAGGTTGTGGGTGGAAAATGGCATGTATCCGGGAACTGCTTTTACTCGTAGTATTGgagattctgttgctgaatcaattgGTGTTGTCGCAAATCCTGAAATTTTTATCCTGGAGCTCAGTGCCAGCCATCCATTCTTTGTTATTGCTAGTGATGGAGTTTTCGAGTTTCTTTCTAGCCAAACAGTTGTAGACATG ATTGCTAAATACAAGGATCCTCGTGATGCatgtgctgctattgttgctgagTCCTATCGTCTCTGGCTACAATATGAAACTCGTACAGATgacatcacaatcatacttgtACATATTAACGGGTTAACTGAT AGTGGTTCCACCCATACCATATTGAAGGTGTCTTTACAACCATCACAGCAAGTAGTAGAATTGGTGGGATCTGAATCACCATCGGTCACAAGTTTGAACCCCAATAACCAGCGTTCCAGGCATGATCCATCACGTGCACGGTTGAGAGTTATTGAAAGTTCTCTAGAAAATGGTCAACTATGGACTCCTCCATCGCCATCACATCGGAAGACATGGGAAGAGCAAGTAAGGTCTACCCACTTTTTCATTGTGCAAAATTTAGTTCAGGACGTATTATTATCTCCTAGTGCTGACAAATCCTATAAACAAAATGATACGAAGGCACATATTGAGAGGATACTACATGATCATTTCCTCTTCAGAAAGCTCACTGATTCACAAtgcaatgttttacttgattgcaTGCAACGGGTTGAGGCAACACCCGGGGATATAGTGGTGCAGCAG GGTGGTGAAGGTGACTGCTTTTATGTAGTTGGGAATGGTGAGTTTGAAGTTCTGGCCATGCAG GAAGAAGATGGAAAGGAAGTGACTAAGGTTTTGCATAGGTATACTGCTGACAAACTATCTTCCTTTGGAGAGCTAGCACTGAT GTATAACAAGCCACTTCAGTCTTCGGTCCGTGCCGTGACTAATGGAACATTATGGGCTCTAAAGCGGGAGGACTTCCGGGGAATTCTGATGTCAGAATTTTCAAACATACCATCACTGAAGTTGCTTCGATCTGTACAACTGTTTACAAGATTGACAGTGCTTCAGTTAAGTCAACTTGCCGACTCACTTGTTGAGGAATCATTTGCAGACGGACAAGTAATAGTAGACAAG GATGATGATGTCTCTTCTCTATATATTATTCAAAGAGGCCGTGTGAGACTTACAGTAGCAGTTGATAGGTTGAATTCAGATTCGTGGGATCTTCTTAGTACTCGTGGAAAGCAGGTCCAACAGAGTCAAGAAAGTGGCAATTATGTTGTTGAGATAGATGAGGGAGGTCACTTTGGAGAGTGGGCTCTCATTGGAGAGACCATCACATTTACTGCTAGCTCAGTTGGTGATGTGATCTGTTCTACTATAGCAAAAGAGAAATTTGATTTAGTTGTCGGGTCTTTGCCTAAACCTTCGCAGGCTGATTCCAA GCTTAAAGATTCTCTTATCCCAAAGGAGAATCAGCATAGTGTGGATGACGATTTGCCCTTCAGGAGGGTTCAGCTATCTGATTTG GAATGGAAGGAGTGCATATATGCCGCTGATTGCAGTGAGATCGGTCTTGTCCAAATTAGAGGCTCTG ATAAGATCAAAAGCTTCAAAAGGTTTTACATTAAGAGGGTAAATGATCTCCGTAAGGAAAAGCAGGTGTTTCAGGAGAAAGACATGATGAAAATTTTGAGCAAATCAGCTTGTGTGCCAGAAGTTTTATGTACTTGTGCGGATCAATCATACCTTGGAATACTGCtgaattgttacctttgttgctcACTGGCTTCAATACTTAATGCACCACTAAGTGAGTCATCCGCACGATTCTATGCAGCTTCAGTTGTTGTTGCTCTAGAAGAACTTCATCGG AGGTCTATTCTTTACAGAGGTGTTTCAGCAGATATTCTTATGCTCGACCGATCGGGACATCTGCAGGTGATTATCTGA
- the LOC123402707 gene encoding protein phosphatase 2C and cyclic nucleotide-binding/kinase domain-containing protein isoform X12, whose translation MGCSPSKCCFCSHFKGCLQSHGCLDQTPESPRESRGKSSWRRAKTDASASDGSSDDLDGGDGFNQMNITRESNVGINRLSRVSSQFLPPEGSRKVRVPLGNYDLRYSYLSQRGYYPESLDKPNQDSFCIHTPFGTSPDDHFFGVFDGHGEYGAQCSQFVQRRLCENLLRDSRFHTDAVQALHSAFLATNSQLHADSLDDSMSGTTAITILVRGKTLYIANTGDSRALIAEKRGEDIIAVDLSIDQTPYRTDEVERVKECGARVLTLDQIEGLKNPYVQCWGNEESDDGDPPRLWVENGMYPGTAFTRSIGDSVAESIGVVANPEIFILELSASHPFFVIASDGVFEFLSSQTVVDMIAKYKDPRDACAAIVAESYRLWLQYETRTDDITIILVHINGLTDSGSTHTILKVSLQPSQQVVELVGSESPSVTSLNPNNQRSRHDPSRARLRVIESSLENGQLWTPPSPSHRKTWEEQVRSTHFFIVQNLVQDVLLSPSADKSYKQNDTKAHIERILHDHFLFRKLTDSQCNVLLDCMQRVEATPGDIVVQQGGEGDCFYVVGNGEFEVLAMQEEDGKEVTKVLHRYTADKLSSFGELALMYNKPLQSSVRAVTNGTLWALKREDFRGILMSEFSNIPSLKLLRSVQLFTRLTVLQLSQLADSLVEESFADGQVIVDKDDDVSSLYIIQRGRVRLTVAVDRLNSDSWDLLSTRGKQVQQSQESGNYVVEIDEGGHFGEWALIGETITFTASSVGDVICSTIAKEKFDLVVGSLPKPSQADSKLKDSLIPKENQHSVDDDLPFRRVQLSDLVGGMEGVHICR comes from the exons ATGGGCTGCTCACCTTCTAAGTGTTGTTTTTGTTCACATTTTAAGGGTTGTTTGCAGTCCCATGGGTGTCTTGATCAAACACCCGAATCCCCAAGAGAGTCAAGGGGAAAGTCAAGTTGGAGAAGGGCAAAGACAGATGCTAGTGCTTCAGATGGCTCTTCTGATGATCTAGATGGAGGTGATGGATTCAATCAAATGAACATTACAAGGGAATCAAATGTTGGTATTAATCGTCTCTCAAGGGTCTCTTCACAGTTTCTTCCTCCGGAAGGTTCGCGCAAAGTTCGAGTCCCATTGGGGAACTATGACCTGAGATACTCCTATTTGTCTCAAAGAGGTTACTACCCAGAGTCATTGGACaaaccaaaccaagatagcttttgCATACACACTCCATTTGGAACAAGCCCTGATGACCACTTCTTTGGTGTATTTGATGGTCATGGGGAATATGGAGCTCAGTGCTCGCAGTTTGTACAACGAAGATTGTGTGAAAACTTGCTCCGGGATAGCCGGTTTCATACTGATGCTGTTCAGGCTCTTCATTCTGCTTTCTTGGCAACAAATTCCCAGCTCCATGCCGACAGCTTGGATGATTccatgagtggtactaccgcgatCACTATACTGGTGAGGGGCAAAACATTGTACATTGCAAATACTGGTGATTCACGTGCTCTTATTGCTgagaaaagaggagaagatattATTGCTGTTGACCTGTCCATAGATCAAACTCCTTACCGGACCGATGAGGTTGAAAGGGTCAAGGAGTGTGGTGCCAGGGTTCTGACATTGGATCAAATAGAGGGACTAAAGAATCCATATGTGCAGTGTTGGGGTAACGAGGAAAGTGACGATGGCGATCCTCCAAGGTTGTGGGTGGAAAATGGCATGTATCCGGGAACTGCTTTTACTCGTAGTATTGgagattctgttgctgaatcaattgGTGTTGTCGCAAATCCTGAAATTTTTATCCTGGAGCTCAGTGCCAGCCATCCATTCTTTGTTATTGCTAGTGATGGAGTTTTCGAGTTTCTTTCTAGCCAAACAGTTGTAGACATG ATTGCTAAATACAAGGATCCTCGTGATGCatgtgctgctattgttgctgagTCCTATCGTCTCTGGCTACAATATGAAACTCGTACAGATgacatcacaatcatacttgtACATATTAACGGGTTAACTGAT AGTGGTTCCACCCATACCATATTGAAGGTGTCTTTACAACCATCACAGCAAGTAGTAGAATTGGTGGGATCTGAATCACCATCGGTCACAAGTTTGAACCCCAATAACCAGCGTTCCAGGCATGATCCATCACGTGCACGGTTGAGAGTTATTGAAAGTTCTCTAGAAAATGGTCAACTATGGACTCCTCCATCGCCATCACATCGGAAGACATGGGAAGAGCAAGTAAGGTCTACCCACTTTTTCATTGTGCAAAATTTAGTTCAGGACGTATTATTATCTCCTAGTGCTGACAAATCCTATAAACAAAATGATACGAAGGCACATATTGAGAGGATACTACATGATCATTTCCTCTTCAGAAAGCTCACTGATTCACAAtgcaatgttttacttgattgcaTGCAACGGGTTGAGGCAACACCCGGGGATATAGTGGTGCAGCAG GGTGGTGAAGGTGACTGCTTTTATGTAGTTGGGAATGGTGAGTTTGAAGTTCTGGCCATGCAG GAAGAAGATGGAAAGGAAGTGACTAAGGTTTTGCATAGGTATACTGCTGACAAACTATCTTCCTTTGGAGAGCTAGCACTGAT GTATAACAAGCCACTTCAGTCTTCGGTCCGTGCCGTGACTAATGGAACATTATGGGCTCTAAAGCGGGAGGACTTCCGGGGAATTCTGATGTCAGAATTTTCAAACATACCATCACTGAAGTTGCTTCGATCTGTACAACTGTTTACAAGATTGACAGTGCTTCAGTTAAGTCAACTTGCCGACTCACTTGTTGAGGAATCATTTGCAGACGGACAAGTAATAGTAGACAAG GATGATGATGTCTCTTCTCTATATATTATTCAAAGAGGCCGTGTGAGACTTACAGTAGCAGTTGATAGGTTGAATTCAGATTCGTGGGATCTTCTTAGTACTCGTGGAAAGCAGGTCCAACAGAGTCAAGAAAGTGGCAATTATGTTGTTGAGATAGATGAGGGAGGTCACTTTGGAGAGTGGGCTCTCATTGGAGAGACCATCACATTTACTGCTAGCTCAGTTGGTGATGTGATCTGTTCTACTATAGCAAAAGAGAAATTTGATTTAGTTGTCGGGTCTTTGCCTAAACCTTCGCAGGCTGATTCCAA GCTTAAAGATTCTCTTATCCCAAAGGAGAATCAGCATAGTGTGGATGACGATTTGCCCTTCAGGAGGGTTCAGCTATCTGATTTGGTAGGGG GAATGGAAGGAGTGCATATATGCCGCTGA
- the LOC123402707 gene encoding protein phosphatase 2C and cyclic nucleotide-binding/kinase domain-containing protein isoform X10, producing MGCSPSKCCFCSHFKGCLQSHGCLDQTPESPRESRGKSSWRRAKTDASASDGSSDDLDGGDGFNQMNITRESNVGINRLSRVSSQFLPPEGSRKVRVPLGNYDLRYSYLSQRGYYPESLDKPNQDSFCIHTPFGTSPDDHFFGVFDGHGEYGAQCSQFVQRRLCENLLRDSRFHTDAVQALHSAFLATNSQLHADSLDDSMSGTTAITILVRGKTLYIANTGDSRALIAEKRGEDIIAVDLSIDQTPYRTDEVERVKECGARVLTLDQIEGLKNPYVQCWGNEESDDGDPPRLWVENGMYPGTAFTRSIGDSVAESIGVVANPEIFILELSASHPFFVIASDGVFEFLSSQTVVDMIAKYKDPRDACAAIVAESYRLWLQYETRTDDITIILVHINGLTDSGSTHTILKVSLQPSQQVVELVGSESPSVTSLNPNNQRSRHDPSRARLRVIESSLENGQLWTPPSPSHRKTWEEQVRSTHFFIVQNLVQDVLLSPSADKSYKQNDTKAHIERILHDHFLFRKLTDSQCNVLLDCMQRVEATPGDIVVQQGGEGDCFYVVGNGEFEVLAMQEEDGKEVTKVLHRYTADKLSSFGELALMYNKPLQSSVRAVTNGTLWALKREDFRGILMSEFSNIPSLKLLRSVQLFTRLTVLQLSQLADSLVEESFADGQVIVDKDDDVSSLYIIQRGRVRLTVAVDRLNSDSWDLLSTRGKQVQQSQESGNYVVEIDEGGHFGEWALIGETITFTASSVGDVICSTIAKEKFDLVVGSLPKPSQADSKLKDSLIPKENQHSVDDDLPFRRVQLSDLEWKECIYAADCSEIGLVQIRGSDKIKSFKRFYIKRVNDLRKEKQVFQEKDMMKILSKSACVPEVLCTCADQSYLGILLNCYLCCSLASILNAPLSESSARFYAASVVVALEELHRIFLCSTDRDICR from the exons ATGGGCTGCTCACCTTCTAAGTGTTGTTTTTGTTCACATTTTAAGGGTTGTTTGCAGTCCCATGGGTGTCTTGATCAAACACCCGAATCCCCAAGAGAGTCAAGGGGAAAGTCAAGTTGGAGAAGGGCAAAGACAGATGCTAGTGCTTCAGATGGCTCTTCTGATGATCTAGATGGAGGTGATGGATTCAATCAAATGAACATTACAAGGGAATCAAATGTTGGTATTAATCGTCTCTCAAGGGTCTCTTCACAGTTTCTTCCTCCGGAAGGTTCGCGCAAAGTTCGAGTCCCATTGGGGAACTATGACCTGAGATACTCCTATTTGTCTCAAAGAGGTTACTACCCAGAGTCATTGGACaaaccaaaccaagatagcttttgCATACACACTCCATTTGGAACAAGCCCTGATGACCACTTCTTTGGTGTATTTGATGGTCATGGGGAATATGGAGCTCAGTGCTCGCAGTTTGTACAACGAAGATTGTGTGAAAACTTGCTCCGGGATAGCCGGTTTCATACTGATGCTGTTCAGGCTCTTCATTCTGCTTTCTTGGCAACAAATTCCCAGCTCCATGCCGACAGCTTGGATGATTccatgagtggtactaccgcgatCACTATACTGGTGAGGGGCAAAACATTGTACATTGCAAATACTGGTGATTCACGTGCTCTTATTGCTgagaaaagaggagaagatattATTGCTGTTGACCTGTCCATAGATCAAACTCCTTACCGGACCGATGAGGTTGAAAGGGTCAAGGAGTGTGGTGCCAGGGTTCTGACATTGGATCAAATAGAGGGACTAAAGAATCCATATGTGCAGTGTTGGGGTAACGAGGAAAGTGACGATGGCGATCCTCCAAGGTTGTGGGTGGAAAATGGCATGTATCCGGGAACTGCTTTTACTCGTAGTATTGgagattctgttgctgaatcaattgGTGTTGTCGCAAATCCTGAAATTTTTATCCTGGAGCTCAGTGCCAGCCATCCATTCTTTGTTATTGCTAGTGATGGAGTTTTCGAGTTTCTTTCTAGCCAAACAGTTGTAGACATG ATTGCTAAATACAAGGATCCTCGTGATGCatgtgctgctattgttgctgagTCCTATCGTCTCTGGCTACAATATGAAACTCGTACAGATgacatcacaatcatacttgtACATATTAACGGGTTAACTGAT AGTGGTTCCACCCATACCATATTGAAGGTGTCTTTACAACCATCACAGCAAGTAGTAGAATTGGTGGGATCTGAATCACCATCGGTCACAAGTTTGAACCCCAATAACCAGCGTTCCAGGCATGATCCATCACGTGCACGGTTGAGAGTTATTGAAAGTTCTCTAGAAAATGGTCAACTATGGACTCCTCCATCGCCATCACATCGGAAGACATGGGAAGAGCAAGTAAGGTCTACCCACTTTTTCATTGTGCAAAATTTAGTTCAGGACGTATTATTATCTCCTAGTGCTGACAAATCCTATAAACAAAATGATACGAAGGCACATATTGAGAGGATACTACATGATCATTTCCTCTTCAGAAAGCTCACTGATTCACAAtgcaatgttttacttgattgcaTGCAACGGGTTGAGGCAACACCCGGGGATATAGTGGTGCAGCAG GGTGGTGAAGGTGACTGCTTTTATGTAGTTGGGAATGGTGAGTTTGAAGTTCTGGCCATGCAG GAAGAAGATGGAAAGGAAGTGACTAAGGTTTTGCATAGGTATACTGCTGACAAACTATCTTCCTTTGGAGAGCTAGCACTGAT GTATAACAAGCCACTTCAGTCTTCGGTCCGTGCCGTGACTAATGGAACATTATGGGCTCTAAAGCGGGAGGACTTCCGGGGAATTCTGATGTCAGAATTTTCAAACATACCATCACTGAAGTTGCTTCGATCTGTACAACTGTTTACAAGATTGACAGTGCTTCAGTTAAGTCAACTTGCCGACTCACTTGTTGAGGAATCATTTGCAGACGGACAAGTAATAGTAGACAAG GATGATGATGTCTCTTCTCTATATATTATTCAAAGAGGCCGTGTGAGACTTACAGTAGCAGTTGATAGGTTGAATTCAGATTCGTGGGATCTTCTTAGTACTCGTGGAAAGCAGGTCCAACAGAGTCAAGAAAGTGGCAATTATGTTGTTGAGATAGATGAGGGAGGTCACTTTGGAGAGTGGGCTCTCATTGGAGAGACCATCACATTTACTGCTAGCTCAGTTGGTGATGTGATCTGTTCTACTATAGCAAAAGAGAAATTTGATTTAGTTGTCGGGTCTTTGCCTAAACCTTCGCAGGCTGATTCCAA GCTTAAAGATTCTCTTATCCCAAAGGAGAATCAGCATAGTGTGGATGACGATTTGCCCTTCAGGAGGGTTCAGCTATCTGATTTG GAATGGAAGGAGTGCATATATGCCGCTGATTGCAGTGAGATCGGTCTTGTCCAAATTAGAGGCTCTG ATAAGATCAAAAGCTTCAAAAGGTTTTACATTAAGAGGGTAAATGATCTCCGTAAGGAAAAGCAGGTGTTTCAGGAGAAAGACATGATGAAAATTTTGAGCAAATCAGCTTGTGTGCCAGAAGTTTTATGTACTTGTGCGGATCAATCATACCTTGGAATACTGCtgaattgttacctttgttgctcACTGGCTTCAATACTTAATGCACCACTAAGTGAGTCATCCGCACGATTCTATGCAGCTTCAGTTGTTGTTGCTCTAGAAGAACTTCATCGG ATATTCTTATGCTCGACCGATCGGGACATCTGCAGGTGA